The proteins below are encoded in one region of Myxococcales bacterium:
- a CDS encoding outer membrane beta-barrel protein has product MRTGLPSAIACLVLLAPALAAAEDIPNCPPGGWFCEETSPPPPPATDEDIEAAPPDEPLERRGPPPPMVYEPEPYRLPPPAKKRRWTRKFGINLHLQGVMMGSGENRHDDSGMAGLGLGFRYRPIPHFAFEAGLDFFGGIDWQGNDRRETALLLNAMVFVNPRDAVQFYMLGGFGFSGATVTPRDKNGDLINAYEQHYSYFGGQLGAGLEFRVTRRVSLNIDMVGFVRGRTDDNARYYPEFTDPDTGQTTNSSGGGLFRGGVTFYW; this is encoded by the coding sequence ATGCGGACTGGCCTTCCCTCAGCAATCGCCTGCCTCGTCTTGCTCGCACCCGCGCTCGCGGCCGCCGAGGACATTCCCAACTGCCCGCCGGGAGGCTGGTTCTGCGAAGAGACATCGCCGCCGCCTCCCCCCGCAACCGATGAGGACATCGAGGCTGCTCCGCCCGACGAGCCGCTCGAGCGTCGCGGTCCGCCGCCGCCGATGGTTTACGAGCCGGAGCCATATCGCTTGCCGCCGCCGGCGAAGAAGCGGCGCTGGACGCGCAAGTTCGGCATCAATCTGCACCTTCAAGGTGTGATGATGGGCTCGGGTGAAAACCGACACGACGACTCGGGCATGGCGGGACTTGGTCTTGGCTTTCGCTATCGGCCCATCCCCCATTTTGCGTTCGAAGCGGGTCTCGACTTCTTCGGTGGCATCGACTGGCAGGGCAACGATCGACGTGAGACGGCGCTGCTCCTGAACGCGATGGTGTTCGTGAACCCGCGGGACGCCGTGCAGTTCTACATGCTCGGTGGTTTCGGCTTCAGCGGCGCCACGGTGACCCCGCGGGACAAGAACGGCGATCTCATCAATGCCTACGAGCAGCACTACTCTTACTTCGGCGGCCAGCTCGGCGCCGGACTCGAGTTCCGCGTGACCCGGCGGGTCTCGTTGAACATCGACATGGTCGGCTTCGTGCGCGGGCGCACGGACGACAACGCGCGCTACTACCCCGAGTTCACCGACCCCGACACGGGTCAGACGACCAATAGCTCCGGCGGCGGGCTGTTTCGCGGCGGCGTCACCTTTTATTGGTGA
- a CDS encoding RNA polymerase sigma factor has product MSLVAAADPAATRTMAHRLVQRVHRVSKSILRAPADADDAAQQSLIEIISSAKNYRGDSSLERWSDRIVVRTSIRFAKGRQKHGARNEDESELDTLPAEGGLDDSLADAAPRPVKAYLAELPEAQRSALVLRHVMGYSINEIADLTEASPNTVKDRLLRGTKEMRRLIRRDVAIGVGERGGSA; this is encoded by the coding sequence ATGTCGCTCGTTGCCGCCGCCGACCCCGCCGCCACCCGCACCATGGCCCATCGCCTGGTGCAGCGGGTGCATCGTGTCTCGAAGTCGATCTTGCGCGCGCCCGCGGACGCGGACGACGCCGCGCAGCAAAGCCTGATCGAGATCATCAGCAGCGCCAAGAACTACCGCGGTGACTCCAGCCTCGAGCGCTGGTCCGATCGAATCGTCGTGCGCACGAGCATTCGCTTCGCCAAGGGCCGACAAAAACACGGGGCACGCAACGAAGACGAATCCGAGCTCGACACCTTGCCCGCGGAAGGCGGGCTCGACGACTCCCTCGCCGACGCCGCACCACGACCGGTAAAGGCGTACCTGGCCGAGCTGCCCGAGGCACAACGCTCCGCGCTGGTCCTGCGGCACGTCATGGGCTACTCCATCAACGAGATCGCCGACCTGACCGAGGCATCGCCCAATACGGTGAAAGATCGATTGCTGCGGGGCACGAAGGAGATGCGGCGCCTGATCCGTCGTGACGTCGCCATTGGCGTCGGCGAAAGAGGAGGCTCGGCGTGA
- a CDS encoding FecR domain-containing protein, whose product MSGVDDSACQRWGELSDRKLIDEQLSDEDAAFLDSHRKSCPLCRAEAEAWSSLGALPEEPSLAGDAADALVTRALALAAAARDADETEAKKLPLRQDDAEAKKLPLRQDDAEAKKLPLRQDDAEAKKLPLRAVQTKVAPETASVALLEAPRVRGNVIILGIAAALAVAAAVALFLRGSVLSSGPQGSRGPAAKLIELSGDVRVGKRAAQLGDSVPAGAHLSVGAGGHACIAFDGGSIKSCLGPSTDLALTTTTPTDRQLSLAQGSVVTALDKLPEGHQFTVAAEKGRATVTGTVFSVTAAIDSGSLVVRVHEGSVKVRGGPKDGSSVTEGHELDVVAGVESDVAAGVRTAELELVGVSLPRHAQLAPTPSASVALSEPDLPTTALPSAVPETLPKPPSASEMLASARTFRAQGNASGAADAYRRLMAVHPKSAEARAALLSLAELQLGPLGDPSGALRSYDSYLRSGGGGLSQEASYGRIQALRRLGRAAEERAAVDAFVKAYPNSVQARALKNRADSDSGAP is encoded by the coding sequence GTGAGCGGCGTCGACGATTCCGCCTGTCAGCGTTGGGGCGAGCTCAGCGATCGGAAGCTGATCGACGAGCAGCTCTCGGACGAGGACGCGGCGTTTCTCGATTCCCATCGGAAGTCGTGCCCGCTCTGCCGCGCCGAAGCCGAGGCTTGGTCGAGCCTCGGCGCGCTACCGGAGGAGCCCAGCCTCGCCGGAGATGCTGCGGACGCGCTCGTGACGCGTGCGCTCGCCTTGGCCGCGGCCGCGCGCGACGCGGACGAGACCGAGGCAAAAAAGCTCCCCCTGCGCCAGGACGATGCCGAGGCGAAAAAGCTCCCCCTGCGCCAGGATGATGCGGAGGCGAAAAAGCTCCCGCTGCGTCAGGATGATGCCGAGGCAAAAAAGCTCCCGCTGCGCGCGGTCCAAACCAAGGTCGCGCCGGAGACGGCGTCCGTCGCGTTGCTCGAGGCGCCACGCGTGCGCGGCAACGTGATCATCCTCGGGATCGCGGCGGCGCTGGCCGTGGCGGCGGCGGTCGCGCTGTTCCTCCGCGGCAGCGTGCTGTCCAGCGGTCCACAAGGCAGCAGAGGTCCGGCTGCAAAGCTGATCGAGCTGAGCGGCGACGTGCGCGTCGGAAAACGCGCGGCTCAGCTGGGGGACTCCGTGCCGGCGGGCGCTCACTTGAGCGTGGGCGCCGGCGGACACGCTTGCATCGCGTTCGACGGCGGCAGCATCAAGAGCTGCCTCGGGCCATCGACGGATCTCGCACTCACGACCACCACCCCCACCGATCGCCAGTTGTCACTCGCTCAGGGCAGCGTGGTCACGGCGCTCGACAAGTTGCCCGAGGGCCATCAGTTCACCGTCGCCGCCGAGAAAGGGCGCGCCACCGTGACCGGCACGGTGTTCTCGGTCACCGCCGCCATCGACTCGGGCAGCCTGGTGGTCCGAGTGCACGAGGGTTCCGTGAAGGTCCGCGGTGGGCCGAAGGACGGCAGCTCCGTCACCGAAGGCCACGAGCTCGACGTCGTTGCCGGAGTCGAGAGCGATGTGGCTGCCGGAGTGCGCACGGCGGAGCTCGAGCTCGTTGGCGTCAGCTTGCCTCGCCACGCCCAGCTCGCGCCGACGCCGAGCGCGAGCGTCGCGCTCTCGGAGCCCGACCTGCCCACCACTGCGCTCCCGAGCGCAGTGCCAGAAACACTGCCGAAGCCGCCGAGCGCGTCCGAAATGCTGGCCAGCGCCCGCACCTTCCGAGCCCAGGGCAATGCCAGCGGCGCCGCTGACGCTTACCGCCGGCTGATGGCGGTTCACCCGAAGAGCGCAGAAGCGCGAGCGGCACTGTTGTCCCTCGCCGAGCTTCAGCTCGGACCGCTCGGGGACCCGAGCGGCGCGCTCCGTTCGTACGACTCGTATCTGCGGTCCGGCGGGGGCGGTCTCAGCCAAGAGGCGAGCTACGGGCGAATTCAGGCCCTGCGCCGGCTTGGGCGCGCCGCCGAAGAGCGGGCGGCCGTGGATGCCTTCGTCAAGGCGTACCCGAACAGCGTTCAGGCCCGAGCGCTGAAGAATCGCGCCGACTCGGACAGCGGCGCACCCTGA
- a CDS encoding right-handed parallel beta-helix repeat-containing protein has product MGSAHTTAWGLLGARSGVCAASSFLLALTTACGDGGESGTHASGGGAAGVGATSGSGGSAAGGTGAAGSGATGSGGLAGAAGAFGGNAGVGGNAGTSGGSGGSGGSAGASGGSGGGGGAGGSGTGGNPNFTPDGCFKWSDKASLQAAVDQYSCVEVQPGTYTLTKGVAMSPGHTLRGVSAAKSVLRASQSSWSFGCCDSMVSDKLPQNPAANPFHVEKLTLDAAGVATYNVCCRGYVVQDSVLENSRCSAIGAAGTGVTAKNNQMLSSAQPTNVPGKGKVSCATGGFGGVAEGAAIYSEAKADNLGTLIEGNTIKNSFGPALDINGAWGGTFKGNIVSDNTAWAAVSLYGASNWLVENNQISHPANQPAQPYHPYCATGPAGGHSAGIFLCQDTDTNNLVVNGNTIRGNKTSSYYGILSVGADEVKPYWAPRNNTFQNNDVFGSVFGCADDFKPGQWTTDKNTWTGNNCGGSPNTGPGYF; this is encoded by the coding sequence ATGGGCTCCGCACACACGACCGCTTGGGGTTTGCTCGGAGCACGCAGCGGTGTGTGTGCGGCGAGCTCGTTCCTCCTCGCGCTCACGACTGCATGCGGGGATGGCGGTGAGTCTGGGACGCACGCGTCGGGCGGTGGCGCCGCTGGCGTCGGCGCCACGAGTGGCAGCGGCGGCTCGGCGGCGGGCGGGACGGGTGCTGCTGGCTCCGGTGCCACCGGTAGCGGTGGGCTCGCTGGTGCAGCGGGCGCATTTGGCGGGAATGCCGGCGTCGGTGGCAACGCCGGGACATCCGGTGGCAGTGGCGGTTCCGGTGGCAGCGCCGGCGCATCGGGCGGCAGCGGTGGCGGAGGCGGCGCAGGCGGTTCGGGTACCGGAGGCAATCCGAACTTCACTCCCGATGGTTGTTTCAAGTGGTCGGACAAGGCGTCGCTCCAGGCCGCGGTCGACCAGTACTCGTGTGTCGAAGTGCAGCCGGGAACCTACACACTCACGAAGGGAGTCGCGATGTCGCCCGGTCACACCTTGCGCGGCGTGAGCGCCGCAAAATCGGTGCTGCGGGCCAGCCAGAGCTCATGGAGCTTCGGCTGCTGCGACTCGATGGTCAGCGACAAGCTACCTCAGAATCCGGCTGCCAATCCGTTCCACGTCGAGAAGCTGACCCTCGATGCGGCCGGCGTCGCGACCTACAACGTGTGCTGCCGCGGTTACGTCGTCCAAGACTCCGTGCTCGAGAACTCACGCTGCTCCGCCATCGGTGCGGCGGGCACGGGGGTCACCGCCAAGAACAACCAGATGTTGTCCAGCGCGCAGCCCACGAACGTGCCCGGCAAAGGCAAGGTCAGCTGTGCGACCGGCGGGTTCGGCGGTGTGGCCGAGGGCGCAGCCATCTATTCCGAGGCCAAGGCCGACAACCTGGGCACACTCATCGAGGGCAACACGATCAAGAACAGCTTCGGCCCGGCGCTCGACATCAACGGCGCCTGGGGCGGGACCTTCAAGGGCAACATCGTCTCGGACAACACGGCGTGGGCAGCGGTCAGCCTGTATGGCGCGAGTAACTGGCTCGTGGAGAACAACCAGATCAGCCACCCCGCCAATCAGCCGGCGCAGCCCTACCACCCCTATTGCGCCACCGGGCCGGCGGGCGGGCATTCCGCGGGGATATTCCTGTGTCAGGACACCGACACCAACAACCTGGTCGTCAACGGCAACACCATCCGGGGCAACAAGACCAGCAGCTACTACGGCATCTTGAGCGTCGGTGCGGACGAGGTGAAGCCGTACTGGGCGCCGCGCAACAACACTTTCCAGAACAACGACGTGTTCGGCAGCGTGTTTGGCTGCGCCGACGACTTCAAGCCGGGCCAATGGACGACCGACAAGAACACTTGGACCGGTAACAACTGCGGAGGGTCGCCGAATACCGGTCCGGGCTACTTTTGA
- a CDS encoding GatB/YqeY domain-containing protein: MLSEEIKKRVLAAMKAGNSLEKEILKVALGEIQTQEARANKPMSDEEASAIVRKLVKSNQETASVSEDAAQKEQLGKEIAVLETLLPKSLDVDEIVALLASVLDAVKAAGNDGQATGVAMKHLKSVGASVGGKDVSEAVKRLRSG, encoded by the coding sequence TTGCTCAGCGAAGAAATCAAGAAGCGCGTGCTAGCGGCGATGAAGGCCGGCAACAGCCTGGAGAAGGAGATCCTCAAGGTCGCGCTGGGGGAGATCCAGACCCAGGAGGCGCGCGCCAACAAACCGATGAGCGACGAAGAGGCCAGCGCAATCGTGCGCAAGCTCGTGAAGAGCAATCAAGAGACGGCGTCGGTCAGCGAGGACGCAGCGCAAAAGGAGCAACTCGGCAAAGAGATTGCCGTGCTCGAGACGCTGCTGCCGAAGAGTCTCGATGTCGATGAAATCGTGGCGTTGCTTGCATCGGTGTTGGACGCGGTCAAGGCCGCGGGTAACGACGGGCAAGCGACTGGGGTGGCGATGAAACACCTGAAGTCGGTTGGCGCCAGCGTCGGTGGGAAGGACGTCTCCGAGGCCGTGAAGCGCTTGCGTAGCGGCTGA
- a CDS encoding serine/threonine protein kinase: MPGEESTSLREPLDLALGEQLRRIELAVLRVWQVLTLVGALGALVVAVVISRPLGLWTALTAGVLFAWFTLAAYSLERGAAGPVVALCSILVESSLPWITLLLLVRVQGAAYALGSWLPPMLFSALIVAAVARLRPLTPLLVGLSSSVAFLALYFWVARGELPAAIASQPLFSVGTQITRATSLSFAGVLAMLLARGLRRAIGRADSDVRAQDLFGKYRVTRQIAAGGMGTVHEALYCPEGGFERRVAIKRIHPHLAEQPEFVDAFRREAELSARLVHPNIVQVFDFGRVEQTYFLAMEYVDGLTLLAFMRRSTLAGHQLSPATVAHIGQEVLAGLLHSHEGARGGDGAALRIIHRDMSPANVLLSRTGEVKISDFGLARALYDAESARTKHVAGHVGYMAPEAVLGQPLDPRCDLFGLGVILWELLAGRRLFARDNESATLFAVVSEPIPPITSARSDIDLAWTGFFERVLAREVDQRLATAGEMARALEQIQVPSGRRGSDDLALQVQTALKLPERRATLESEAPTQIDSGARAV, encoded by the coding sequence GTGCCGGGGGAAGAGTCCACATCGCTGCGCGAACCACTGGACCTGGCGCTTGGGGAGCAACTCCGGCGAATCGAGCTGGCGGTTCTTCGCGTCTGGCAAGTCCTGACCTTGGTCGGTGCCCTCGGAGCCCTGGTCGTCGCGGTGGTGATCTCCCGACCGCTGGGCTTGTGGACGGCCCTCACGGCGGGCGTGCTCTTTGCCTGGTTCACGCTGGCGGCGTACTCGCTCGAGCGCGGAGCGGCAGGCCCCGTCGTGGCACTTTGCTCGATCTTGGTCGAGAGCTCGCTGCCGTGGATCACGCTCTTGTTGCTCGTGCGCGTGCAGGGCGCCGCGTACGCACTCGGCTCGTGGCTCCCGCCAATGTTGTTCTCCGCGCTGATCGTCGCCGCCGTCGCGCGTCTACGACCGCTGACACCGTTGCTCGTGGGCCTCTCGAGCAGCGTGGCCTTCCTGGCACTCTACTTCTGGGTCGCGCGGGGCGAGCTACCGGCCGCGATCGCGAGCCAACCGCTCTTCTCCGTTGGCACCCAGATCACACGGGCGACGTCGCTGAGCTTTGCCGGAGTTTTGGCCATGCTCCTGGCTCGCGGGCTGAGGCGCGCCATCGGCCGCGCGGACAGCGATGTCCGAGCACAAGATCTGTTCGGCAAGTATCGTGTCACTCGTCAGATTGCGGCCGGCGGAATGGGGACGGTGCACGAAGCCCTCTACTGCCCAGAGGGTGGCTTCGAACGGCGTGTTGCCATCAAACGCATTCATCCGCACCTGGCCGAACAACCCGAGTTCGTGGATGCTTTTCGACGTGAGGCCGAGTTGTCTGCGCGCCTGGTGCACCCGAACATCGTGCAGGTGTTCGACTTCGGGCGCGTCGAGCAGACCTACTTTCTGGCGATGGAGTACGTCGACGGCCTGACCTTGTTGGCGTTCATGCGGCGCTCGACCCTGGCCGGCCACCAACTCTCTCCGGCTACGGTCGCGCACATCGGGCAGGAGGTGCTCGCGGGCCTCTTGCACTCTCACGAAGGGGCCCGTGGAGGGGATGGCGCCGCGCTGCGCATCATTCATCGCGACATGAGCCCCGCTAACGTGCTCCTGTCCCGCACCGGGGAGGTGAAGATCTCCGACTTTGGTCTGGCGCGTGCGCTCTACGATGCAGAGTCGGCGCGCACCAAACATGTAGCGGGTCACGTCGGATACATGGCACCGGAGGCCGTGCTGGGTCAGCCGCTCGATCCGCGCTGTGATCTGTTCGGCCTGGGGGTCATCTTGTGGGAGCTCCTGGCCGGCAGACGCCTGTTTGCTCGCGACAACGAGAGCGCGACCCTATTTGCCGTGGTGTCGGAGCCGATTCCGCCAATCACCTCGGCGCGTTCCGACATCGACCTCGCTTGGACCGGGTTTTTCGAACGGGTTCTTGCACGGGAGGTCGACCAGCGACTTGCCACCGCGGGTGAGATGGCCCGGGCACTCGAGCAAATTCAGGTGCCCTCCGGGCGACGCGGCAGTGATGACCTTGCGCTCCAGGTCCAGACCGCTCTGAAGCTGCCGGAGCGACGCGCCACGCTCGAGTCCGAAGCGCCGACGCAGATCGACTCCGGCGCTCGAGCGGTCTGA
- a CDS encoding protein kinase, which produces MTEDSPKYFAGDVVGGKYRLTNIVGEGGMGSVWLARNLTLDADVCVKLIRRESATPKASARLLQEARAAARLNHPSIVRVFDFGETEHRDPFIVMEVLRGDSLRRLMERKARLPAANAVATLLPVASALAEAHSKGVVHRDLKPENIVLVTDESGAVIPKVVDFGIAKVRRDDLARGLTQDGSVLGSPEYMSPEQAQGRSDVDGRTDVWAVSVILYELVVGQLPFVGDNYNALLWAIQQGEPAPTLNFAAGDQELWRILKRGLAKKADERWGSMRELGAALAEWAVKNGVDVDVTGASVALSWLTAARRPLSEAPNSALRTPSIADLEERGEVAPSLHHNDVETQPERAVAKASPLRGFAIGLGVVVIVAAGALWSGRSAQLGRSAAPTASAIWPGDSAPPTAPLPVIPPKDPAQPASSVAQPVPLAASSAGGSARAQPGDGLDMACVAPVFPPATFVVGTDLSFLCKEVDPRAGAELLKAAVVKGRGAGVSVSMQEWAHLSWYELAVFAVARARCCMGAPPLVLPANGGVCSALEQVLDELGRAVVTDRAVEQKLAHFDQTVLCLLAKGGARQYAYTLARLDDARVVFGKTLERAHLAAH; this is translated from the coding sequence GTGACAGAAGACTCGCCAAAGTACTTCGCCGGCGATGTCGTTGGCGGCAAGTATCGCCTGACGAACATCGTGGGTGAGGGCGGGATGGGCTCCGTGTGGCTCGCACGCAACCTGACGTTGGACGCCGATGTCTGTGTGAAGTTGATACGGAGAGAGAGCGCGACACCAAAGGCCTCCGCGCGCCTGCTCCAAGAGGCCCGCGCGGCGGCTAGGCTCAACCACCCTTCCATCGTGCGAGTGTTCGATTTCGGTGAGACGGAGCACCGCGATCCGTTCATTGTGATGGAGGTCTTGCGAGGTGACTCGCTTCGGCGTCTGATGGAGCGCAAGGCGCGGCTGCCGGCCGCAAATGCCGTGGCCACCTTGCTGCCGGTGGCCAGTGCACTCGCCGAAGCTCACTCGAAGGGGGTCGTTCACCGCGACTTGAAGCCAGAGAACATCGTGCTCGTCACCGACGAGTCCGGCGCGGTGATCCCGAAGGTCGTCGACTTTGGCATCGCAAAAGTGCGCCGCGACGACCTGGCTCGTGGCCTCACCCAAGATGGGTCGGTGCTCGGCAGCCCGGAGTACATGTCTCCCGAGCAAGCGCAGGGCCGCAGTGATGTCGACGGTCGCACGGATGTCTGGGCCGTGTCGGTGATCTTGTACGAGCTCGTCGTCGGACAGCTGCCCTTCGTCGGGGACAACTACAACGCGCTCCTCTGGGCCATCCAGCAGGGTGAACCGGCGCCCACGCTCAACTTTGCCGCGGGGGATCAGGAGCTCTGGCGGATCTTGAAGCGGGGCCTGGCCAAGAAGGCCGACGAACGCTGGGGCAGCATGCGCGAGCTGGGGGCCGCGCTGGCGGAGTGGGCCGTGAAGAACGGAGTCGACGTCGACGTGACCGGAGCATCCGTGGCGCTGAGCTGGCTCACCGCCGCGCGACGGCCGCTGTCGGAGGCCCCGAACTCCGCGCTCAGGACACCGAGCATCGCCGATCTGGAAGAGCGTGGTGAGGTTGCGCCTTCTTTGCACCACAACGACGTCGAGACCCAACCGGAGCGAGCGGTCGCCAAGGCCTCTCCGCTCCGCGGGTTTGCCATTGGGCTCGGCGTCGTGGTGATCGTTGCGGCCGGGGCTCTGTGGTCGGGCCGCTCCGCACAACTCGGACGGAGCGCCGCCCCCACAGCCTCGGCGATTTGGCCCGGGGACTCCGCTCCTCCGACTGCTCCTCTCCCGGTCATCCCTCCGAAAGATCCCGCGCAGCCGGCGAGCTCGGTTGCGCAACCGGTTCCCCTGGCAGCGTCGTCGGCCGGCGGGTCAGCCCGAGCTCAGCCAGGCGATGGGCTCGACATGGCGTGTGTGGCACCGGTGTTTCCGCCCGCGACCTTCGTGGTTGGCACCGATCTCTCTTTCCTGTGCAAGGAAGTGGATCCAAGGGCGGGGGCGGAGCTGTTGAAAGCCGCCGTGGTGAAGGGGCGGGGCGCGGGTGTTTCAGTCAGCATGCAGGAGTGGGCGCACCTCAGCTGGTACGAGCTGGCCGTATTTGCGGTCGCTCGGGCCCGATGCTGCATGGGGGCGCCGCCGTTGGTCCTGCCGGCGAACGGGGGAGTCTGCTCTGCCTTGGAGCAGGTACTCGACGAGCTGGGAAGGGCCGTGGTCACGGACCGCGCGGTCGAGCAGAAGTTGGCGCACTTCGATCAGACGGTGCTCTGCCTTCTGGCAAAGGGGGGCGCACGCCAATACGCCTACACGCTGGCACGCCTCGATGATGCACGGGTCGTGTTCGGCAAGACGCTGGAGCGCGCTCACCTCGCTGCGCACTAG
- a CDS encoding serine/threonine protein kinase has translation MDEAKIIAECEARVGRLLNGKWKLGRLLGIGASAAVYSARAGELVAAAKVLHSAWASHPTIRARFEQEAYIGNTIDHPGIVRVIEDGVSEQDEQYLVMDLLIGASLDVLIEQHRGKVPLVDALWITDGILAVLERAHSLGIVHRDLKPENIFLTEASVVKVLDFGIARLREHGRNAGHTHEGTVMGTPSFMAPEQALGRWSQVDARVDIWSVGAILFTLLTGRQVHGDFVGNEMLIRAATQRAPALASVMSAVPELCQIVDTALAFDSSARFADAGAMRAAVQRLLIVPEAPPESVRRMVDSPPSSMPRSLSPADLTARVAAESIVDQSFARSVIGAYRRAEAKGEPSRVTEAVRAGLRRLASNSPDAALALILSLFHELDVAVGREDPGARRAFATAVVSTRALGQLLANAGRPGVDPAAAVQALTLVLDALGDAHAGVALEALGGIAEGKLKELLVTYVARTGRGYEEPMAQLLLEAEPEFALVLLDILSKMGTEAAGRAIVSARESPHQAIRIQAELLSRRGA, from the coding sequence ATGGACGAGGCCAAGATCATCGCCGAGTGCGAAGCCCGCGTGGGGAGGTTGCTGAACGGGAAATGGAAGCTCGGGCGGCTTCTCGGTATTGGAGCCTCCGCCGCGGTCTATTCGGCACGTGCAGGGGAGTTGGTCGCTGCCGCCAAGGTCTTGCACTCGGCCTGGGCGTCACACCCGACCATCCGGGCGCGCTTCGAGCAAGAGGCGTACATCGGGAACACCATCGATCACCCGGGCATCGTCCGGGTGATCGAGGACGGAGTGAGCGAGCAAGACGAGCAATACCTGGTGATGGACCTGCTCATCGGTGCGTCCCTCGACGTGCTGATCGAACAACATCGCGGCAAAGTGCCGCTCGTTGACGCACTCTGGATCACCGACGGAATCCTGGCTGTGCTCGAGCGCGCGCACTCACTCGGGATCGTGCACCGGGACCTGAAGCCGGAGAACATTTTCTTGACGGAAGCCAGCGTGGTCAAAGTGCTGGACTTCGGCATCGCGCGGCTGCGCGAGCACGGGCGCAATGCCGGGCACACCCACGAGGGGACGGTCATGGGGACCCCGAGCTTCATGGCTCCGGAGCAAGCGCTGGGGCGCTGGTCACAGGTCGATGCCCGCGTCGACATCTGGTCCGTCGGGGCGATTCTGTTCACGTTGCTCACCGGCCGCCAGGTGCACGGGGACTTCGTCGGGAACGAGATGTTGATTCGTGCGGCAACCCAGCGGGCGCCGGCCCTTGCCAGTGTCATGAGCGCCGTGCCCGAGCTGTGCCAGATCGTGGACACCGCGCTGGCGTTCGACTCGAGCGCACGTTTCGCCGACGCCGGCGCGATGCGGGCGGCGGTCCAGCGCCTGTTGATCGTGCCCGAGGCCCCGCCGGAATCGGTGCGCAGAATGGTGGATTCACCTCCGTCGTCGATGCCGCGGTCACTCTCGCCCGCCGACCTCACGGCGCGCGTGGCTGCCGAGTCCATCGTCGACCAGAGTTTTGCGCGGTCCGTGATTGGTGCGTACCGGCGGGCCGAAGCCAAGGGCGAGCCATCCCGCGTGACCGAGGCGGTGCGGGCTGGTCTTCGGCGCCTGGCATCCAACTCGCCGGACGCGGCCCTCGCGCTCATCCTCTCGCTCTTTCACGAGCTAGACGTGGCGGTGGGGCGGGAAGATCCCGGGGCGAGGCGAGCTTTTGCGACGGCGGTGGTGTCGACCCGAGCGCTCGGGCAACTGCTCGCCAACGCGGGACGCCCGGGGGTCGACCCGGCCGCGGCGGTCCAAGCCCTGACACTGGTGCTCGACGCGCTCGGGGATGCCCACGCCGGGGTGGCACTCGAGGCCCTCGGTGGCATCGCAGAAGGCAAACTGAAGGAGTTGCTGGTGACCTACGTCGCGCGAACGGGGCGCGGTTACGAGGAGCCAATGGCTCAGCTGTTGCTCGAGGCGGAGCCGGAGTTCGCGCTGGTTCTACTCGATATCTTGAGCAAGATGGGCACCGAGGCGGCGGGCCGAGCCATCGTTTCCGCCCGCGAGAGCCCCCACCAGGCCATCAGGATCCAGGCGGAGCTCCTGTCGCGTCGCGGCGCATAG